GTCAAAGAAGCGGCGCTCGGCGCCGGCGCCGGCCGAGTTTATTTCGTCGAGCAAGCTATGGCTGCGGCGGTCGGGGCCGGCTTGCCGGTCCTCGAACCAAATGCGTCGGGCATCGCCGATATCGGCGGCGGCACCACCGAGGTCGCGGTCATCTCGCTCGGCGGCATCGTCGTCGGCAAGTCGCTCAAGCTCGGCGGCGACCGTCTCGATGACGCGATCATGGCGCACATCCGGGCGACGCGCGGGTTCATCATCGGCGAACGCAGCGCCGAACAATTGAAGATCGCGCTTGGCTATTACGGGCGGCCGCTCGGACGGGCAAGCGTCTCTGCGTTCGGTCAGAACGTGCGAACGCGCGGGCCGGGAACGCTCGAGGTTCGCGAGGAAGAGATTGGCGCGGCAATCGCAGAGCCGTTGGGCGAAATCGTCGATGCGATCCGCGCGGTCGTGGAGCAGACCCCGCCGGAACTCGTGCGCGATCTTTCCGAGCGCGGACTTGTGATCGCAGGCGGCGGATCGCAGATCGCCGGACTCGCGGAAACGCTCAGCCTCGTGCTCAGATTGCCGGTACGGCGAGCCGAGAACCCGTTGCTCTGCGTTGCGCTTGGCACGGGCGAGATTTTGCGCGATCGCCGCCTGTTCGACACGTTGTTCCCCGCGTCCGTCTCGCTGATCGGCAGGTGGTGGCGATTCCTTCGTTCTGGGATGAAAGAAAGCTCCTCGTTTTCCTCGCGTTGATCATCGTCGCGTCGGTTGCGATGCTGTTCGAGATCGATGCGGCCCGGCGCGGAGGTCAAAGCTTAGCGGACGAGATCGTCGGCACGGTGGTCACACCGATCGCGCGGGCGATAAACGGCATCGGTCAAGCCATCGGCTCCGAGGCGTACGTC
The Candidatus Eremiobacteraceae bacterium DNA segment above includes these coding regions:
- a CDS encoding rod shape-determining protein, coding for MSGFFDRLYARYAPEVGVDLGTANTPVFVRGEGVRFSEPSMVAIDTDTGEIITVGEGAKQMLGRTPRNVTVVRPMRNGVVSNFTYTEALVRRLLERALRGRPLIPPRVMVGVPGSATVVEKKAVKEAALGAGAGRVYFVEQAMAAAVGAGLPVLEPNASGIADIGGGTTEVAVISLGGIVVGKSLKLGGDRLDDAIMAHIRATRGFIIGERSAEQLKIALGYYGRPLGRASVSAFGQNVRTRGPGTLEVREEEIGAAIAEPLGEIVDAIRAVVEQTPPELVRDLSERGLVIAGGGSQIAGLAETLSLVLRLPVRRAENPLLCVALGTGEILRDRRLFDTLFPASVSLIGRWWRFLRSGMKESSSFSSR